One window of the Synechococcus sp. CC9311 genome contains the following:
- a CDS encoding phycobilisome linker polypeptide codes for MRLFKVTACIPSPEKVRSQRELQNTFFTKWVPYESWFAEQQRIQKQGGRIIKVELCTGGLQVNVGN; via the coding sequence ATGCGTCTCTTCAAGGTCACAGCCTGCATCCCCTCTCCTGAGAAGGTCCGTTCGCAGCGAGAGTTGCAGAACACTTTTTTCACCAAGTGGGTTCCCTACGAGAGCTGGTTCGCTGAACAACAGCGAATCCAGAAGCAAGGTGGCCGCATCATCAAAGTTGAACTTTGTACAGGTGGCCTTCAGGTCAACGTTGGGAATTAA
- the apcB gene encoding allophycocyanin subunit beta: MQDAITNVINKSDVQGLYLDTTSMTSLEQYFTSGELRVKAAATISANASSIIKEAVAKSLLYSDITRPGGNMYTTRRYAACIRDLDYYLRYSTYAMLAGDTSILDERVLNGLKETYNSLGVPIGATVQAIQAMKEVTASLVGPDAGKEMGVYFDYICSGLGN, from the coding sequence ATGCAAGACGCGATCACCAACGTTATTAACAAGTCCGACGTTCAAGGCTTGTATTTGGACACCACGTCCATGACCAGCCTCGAGCAGTATTTCACCAGTGGTGAACTGAGAGTTAAAGCTGCAGCAACGATCAGTGCCAATGCTTCTTCAATCATCAAAGAAGCTGTAGCCAAATCCCTGCTGTACTCAGACATCACACGTCCAGGCGGCAATATGTACACCACGCGTCGCTATGCAGCTTGCATACGCGACCTTGATTACTACTTGCGCTATTCCACCTACGCGATGCTCGCTGGTGACACCTCCATCCTTGATGAGCGTGTTCTGAACGGTCTCAAAGAGACCTACAACTCCTTGGGAGTTCCGATCGGCGCAACCGTCCAGGCCATCCAAGCCATGAAAGAAGTCACCGCTTCCCTGGTCGGCCCTGATGCCGGCAAAGAGATGGGTGTCTACTTCGACTACATCTGTTCTGGTCTGGGCAACTGA
- a CDS encoding allophycocyanin subunit alpha, translating to MSIVSNSIINADAEARYLNPGELDQIKSFVSGGQRRLRVAQVLSESRERIVKTAGGQLFQKRPDVISPGGNAYGQEMTATCLRDMDYYLRLVTYGVVAGDVTPIEEIGVIGARELYRSLGTPLEAMAESVREMKSVAMSILTGSDAEEAGFYFDYVIGALA from the coding sequence ATGAGCATCGTCTCCAACTCGATCATCAACGCGGACGCCGAAGCCCGCTATCTCAATCCTGGCGAATTGGACCAGATCAAGTCCTTTGTCAGTGGCGGACAACGCCGTTTGCGTGTCGCTCAGGTTCTCAGCGAGAGCCGTGAGCGCATCGTCAAAACAGCAGGTGGTCAGCTGTTCCAGAAACGTCCCGATGTCATTTCCCCTGGTGGCAATGCCTACGGCCAAGAGATGACCGCAACCTGCTTGCGTGACATGGATTACTACCTCCGTCTTGTCACTTACGGCGTCGTTGCTGGCGATGTCACACCGATCGAAGAGATTGGCGTGATTGGTGCCCGTGAGCTTTATCGCTCTCTTGGCACACCTCTTGAAGCCATGGCTGAGTCCGTGCGCGAAATGAAATCAGTTGCCATGAGTATCCTCACGGGCTCAGATGCCGAAGAGGCTGGCTTCTATTTCGATTACGTGATCGGCGCTCTCGCCTGA